In one Rutidosis leptorrhynchoides isolate AG116_Rl617_1_P2 chromosome 8, CSIRO_AGI_Rlap_v1, whole genome shotgun sequence genomic region, the following are encoded:
- the LOC139864731 gene encoding uncharacterized protein codes for MGDETAITLISKIDFGDPLYLHASDTTNTPLISIKLKGTENYNVWSRAMLLALSTKNKVGFVNGTCLKKTDNDVLAAQWDRCNSVMLSWLLSSISEELYAGQIFSATASVVWSELKETYDKVDGSITFNLHQKISSMKQSGSSLSEYYHKLNTLWKQYDEMVKLPA; via the coding sequence ATGGGTGATGAAACAGCTATTACCTTGATTAGTAAAATAGACTTTGGTGACCCTCTCTATTTGCATGCTAGTGACACCACCAATACACCATTGATATCTATTAAGTTGAAAGGAACCGAAAACTACAATGTTTGGAGTAGAGCTATGCTACTTGCACTATCTACTAAAAACAAAGTAGGGTTTGTTAATGGAACATGTCTTAAAAAAACTGATAATGATGTGCTTGCTGCCCAATGGGATAGGTGTAATTCTGTTATGTTATCTTGGTTGCTAAGTTCTATATCTGAAGAGTTATACGCTGGTCAAATTTTCTCTGCTACTGCTTCTGTTGTGTGGTCTGAACTAAAGGAAACATATGATAAAGTTGATGGGTCTATAACATTTAATTTACATCAAAAAATCAGCTCTATGAAACAAAGTGGTAGTAGTTTGTCTGAGTATTATCATAAACTTAACACCTTATGGAAACAATATGATGAAATGGTCAAATTACCTGCTTGA